The following proteins are co-located in the Billgrantia tianxiuensis genome:
- a CDS encoding GNAT family N-acetyltransferase: protein MSSCLMHPAQMTRMRSKTSHPVGPETMLPPRIDTERLTLREPRPTDGPVLYREYTTDPEVTRYMVWRPHQAPSETQEYVDVCIRAWKERSRFPYVMTFHGDEHEPIGMLEARPRGHTVDVGYVLARRHWRKGIMPEALTALTALCLAQPEVYRVQATCDVENLASARLLEKCGFVREGRLERHMLHPNIDPEPRACFLYARCR, encoded by the coding sequence ATGAGCAGTTGCCTAATGCACCCCGCACAGATGACTCGTATGAGGAGTAAGACTTCCCACCCAGTAGGGCCAGAGACCATGCTTCCCCCACGTATCGACACCGAGCGACTCACCCTGCGGGAACCGCGCCCCACGGACGGACCGGTCTTGTACCGCGAATACACCACGGACCCGGAAGTGACGCGCTACATGGTCTGGCGTCCTCACCAGGCCCCATCCGAAACGCAGGAGTACGTGGATGTCTGCATTCGGGCCTGGAAAGAGCGCAGCCGGTTTCCGTACGTCATGACTTTCCATGGTGACGAGCACGAACCTATCGGGATGCTGGAAGCCCGGCCTCGGGGGCATACGGTCGATGTGGGCTATGTCCTGGCCCGCCGCCACTGGCGAAAAGGCATCATGCCGGAAGCACTGACTGCCCTGACCGCGCTTTGCCTGGCACAGCCCGAGGTATACCGCGTTCAGGCCACCTGCGATGTCGAAAATCTGGCTTCTGCCCGTTTATTGGAAAAATGCGGCTTCGTGAGAGAGGGTCGCCTCGAACGCCACATGCTCCATCCGAATATCGACCCCGAGCCAAGAGCCTGCTTCCTGTATGCCCGATGTCGTTAG
- a CDS encoding dihydrofolate reductase family protein has product MRKVIVGGMVSLDGVMQAPGGPQEDPTGGFRHGGWVAPLVDEVFGEEIDKLFGQPFDLLLGRKTYEIFAAHWPYAEEGPDDSIAKTFNSIKKYVATRKGLELTWKDSVALRDAAADVARLKQEDGPALITQGSTELVHTLLAHDLVDELKLFICPVVLGQGKKLFDDGAQAAAFKLVANRVSPNGIVIANYERDGAVKTGDFAMDPPTAAEVARREKMQREG; this is encoded by the coding sequence ATGCGTAAAGTGATCGTTGGCGGCATGGTTTCCCTGGACGGCGTCATGCAGGCGCCCGGCGGGCCGCAGGAAGACCCGACCGGAGGCTTCCGCCATGGCGGCTGGGTCGCGCCGTTGGTGGACGAGGTATTCGGTGAGGAGATCGACAAGCTGTTCGGTCAGCCGTTCGACCTGCTGCTCGGGCGCAAGACGTATGAGATCTTCGCTGCGCACTGGCCCTACGCCGAGGAAGGGCCGGACGACTCCATCGCCAAGACCTTCAACTCGATCAAGAAGTACGTGGCGACCCGAAAGGGACTGGAGTTGACCTGGAAAGACTCGGTGGCGCTGCGCGACGCGGCGGCCGATGTTGCCAGGCTGAAGCAGGAAGATGGGCCGGCGCTGATTACCCAGGGCAGCACCGAGCTGGTCCACACGCTGCTTGCGCACGATCTCGTCGATGAACTCAAGCTGTTCATCTGCCCCGTGGTGCTGGGGCAAGGCAAGAAGTTGTTTGACGACGGCGCCCAGGCGGCGGCATTCAAGCTCGTCGCCAATCGGGTGTCGCCCAACGGCATCGTGATCGCGAATTATGAACGCGACGGAGCGGTGAAGACCGGCGACTTTGCCATGGACCCACCTACGGCGGCGGAAGTGGCACGGCGCGAGAAGATGCAGCGGGAAGGGTAG
- a CDS encoding TetR/AcrR family transcriptional regulator yields the protein MATKRAQMMEETRVKLIRAAREAFATKGYAAASMDDITADAGLTRGALYHNFGGKKGLLQAVVDQIDAEMVARLIAAQERAPSPWEGLLAEGVSYIEMALEPEVQRIMLLDGPAVLGDPSQWPNQNACLLRTTQTIQALIDEGTVKPVDAEAAARLINGAALNAALWIAAADEPRAVLPRAVEAFRQLAAGLLQTER from the coding sequence GTGGCGACGAAACGTGCGCAGATGATGGAGGAGACCCGGGTCAAGCTCATTCGAGCCGCTCGGGAGGCCTTCGCGACCAAGGGCTATGCGGCGGCTTCGATGGACGACATCACCGCCGATGCGGGGCTGACGCGAGGGGCGCTGTATCACAATTTCGGGGGCAAGAAGGGACTGCTGCAGGCCGTGGTCGATCAGATCGATGCGGAGATGGTGGCACGACTCATCGCGGCCCAGGAGCGGGCGCCAAGTCCGTGGGAAGGGCTGCTGGCGGAGGGTGTGAGCTATATCGAAATGGCGCTGGAGCCGGAAGTCCAGCGCATCATGCTGCTGGATGGGCCGGCCGTGCTCGGCGATCCATCGCAATGGCCCAACCAGAATGCGTGCCTGTTGCGCACGACCCAGACCATTCAGGCGCTCATCGACGAGGGTACGGTCAAGCCGGTGGATGCCGAAGCCGCTGCCCGCCTGATCAACGGCGCGGCTCTCAACGCCGCACTGTGGATTGCCGCGGCCGATGAGCCGCGCGCCGTGCTGCCGAGAGCCGTCGAGGCGTTCCGGCAGCTCGCGGCCGGCCTGCTGCAAACCGAGCGCTGA
- a CDS encoding OsmC family protein, with the protein MKAEELRSVQRPLKERYREAPDAALITLRAQGRLGEGVSCKIETGKALVEAGLHPATGGSGQSACSGDMLLEALVACAGVTLNAVATSLGIELRDASLQAEGDLNFRGTLGVAKEVPVGFQSIRLQVTLDTDASEEQLDTLLRLTERYCVVYQTLAHPPALSVARKRATD; encoded by the coding sequence ATGAAGGCTGAAGAGTTGCGCTCCGTCCAGAGGCCTCTGAAGGAGCGTTATCGCGAGGCACCGGATGCCGCACTGATCACTCTGCGCGCGCAAGGGCGTCTCGGTGAAGGTGTGAGCTGCAAGATCGAGACGGGCAAGGCGCTCGTTGAGGCCGGGCTGCATCCCGCCACGGGCGGGAGCGGTCAAAGCGCGTGTTCGGGCGACATGCTGCTCGAAGCGTTGGTGGCCTGTGCCGGGGTGACGCTGAACGCCGTCGCCACCTCGCTCGGCATCGAGTTGCGAGATGCTTCGCTCCAGGCGGAAGGCGATCTCAATTTTCGTGGAACGCTTGGCGTGGCAAAGGAAGTGCCCGTGGGCTTCCAGAGCATTCGGCTGCAAGTCACCCTCGACACCGATGCCTCGGAAGAGCAGCTCGACACTCTCCTGCGTTTGACGGAGCGGTACTGCGTTGTCTACCAGACGCTGGCACATCCCCCGGCGCTGTCGGTGGCTCGCAAACGCGCAACGGACTGA
- a CDS encoding ATP-dependent nuclease, producing MKLAALLISNFKGIKDEVKILIDNIVVLVGPNNSCKSTILDAYEAYVSMGSALSLDHFHGRNTSTPVIITGIFNDITQEDIDTLGQEWHLLNDPEFGNCAKFQIRWETPDESGIKYSFSNKTNDWKKGGAGGWNTLLQSRLPTPIRLNPNDGYDALEKVVKDLASKNAARKLKDDKSKVAGIVAEIEKLAKEVDRELSNSIGQLSNKIETELNKLFHGTTVTFETGVGKFKAEEAIKDGSKFFVKTSNHPSSLEHQGTGLKRAFLWSAVNALCSEGMYKKGTKVIQEETPKVLLIDEPEINLHPSVIKAARKAIYALADMEGWQVICTTHSPIFIDLTQDHTTLIKVSNSQQGVYYFQTDKAHFSPDERDNLKMLNRCCPTVHEFFFYSNAILVEGDTEYLAYQYIIEQNGLEGVYCVINCRGKANIPTFIKIFNQFNANAIAIHDLDTKLRKDGVPNAMWTINLNIRTLADATDGRVQTVAHNPDFEGFYLNESPSKDKPYNLFTHLTSPDFLTNEKYNKLRESLSSIINGTHKGLYTTHAELDAMALPASARE from the coding sequence GTGAAACTAGCTGCCCTACTTATTTCAAATTTCAAAGGCATAAAAGATGAGGTAAAAATACTCATCGACAACATTGTCGTATTAGTCGGCCCAAACAACAGCTGCAAATCTACGATACTTGACGCATACGAAGCCTACGTTTCAATGGGTAGCGCTCTGAGCTTAGATCACTTTCATGGAAGAAACACTAGCACACCAGTTATAATCACAGGCATATTTAATGATATAACGCAAGAAGATATTGACACATTAGGCCAGGAGTGGCACCTACTTAATGATCCAGAATTTGGAAACTGTGCAAAGTTCCAAATTCGCTGGGAGACGCCTGATGAGAGCGGTATAAAATATAGCTTTAGCAACAAAACCAACGATTGGAAAAAGGGTGGTGCCGGTGGTTGGAATACCTTGCTACAGAGCCGATTGCCAACACCAATTAGGCTTAACCCAAATGATGGATATGACGCGCTAGAAAAAGTCGTAAAGGATCTAGCATCAAAAAACGCCGCCAGAAAGCTTAAAGATGATAAAAGCAAGGTGGCTGGCATTGTTGCCGAAATTGAAAAGCTAGCCAAGGAAGTAGATAGAGAACTGTCTAACAGTATTGGCCAGCTGAGCAATAAAATAGAAACTGAGTTAAACAAGCTATTCCATGGAACCACAGTAACTTTTGAAACTGGCGTTGGAAAATTCAAGGCAGAGGAGGCCATCAAAGATGGAAGCAAATTTTTTGTTAAAACAAGCAACCACCCATCATCACTTGAGCATCAGGGAACAGGATTAAAAAGAGCTTTTTTATGGTCTGCGGTAAATGCTTTGTGTAGCGAAGGAATGTACAAAAAAGGAACCAAAGTAATTCAAGAAGAGACGCCGAAAGTATTACTAATCGACGAGCCAGAAATAAACCTTCACCCATCTGTTATTAAAGCAGCTAGAAAAGCCATCTATGCTCTTGCAGACATGGAGGGCTGGCAAGTTATTTGCACCACCCACTCCCCAATATTTATTGATCTCACTCAGGACCATACCACACTTATCAAGGTCTCCAACAGCCAGCAAGGCGTCTACTATTTTCAGACAGACAAGGCACATTTTAGCCCTGACGAAAGAGACAACCTCAAGATGCTTAACCGTTGCTGCCCAACGGTTCATGAATTCTTCTTTTACTCTAATGCAATACTCGTTGAGGGTGACACAGAGTATCTAGCATACCAGTACATTATTGAACAAAATGGACTGGAAGGAGTCTACTGCGTCATTAACTGTAGAGGCAAGGCAAACATACCAACTTTTATAAAAATCTTCAACCAATTCAATGCAAATGCCATTGCCATACATGACTTAGACACAAAGCTAAGAAAAGATGGAGTGCCAAACGCCATGTGGACAATCAATCTGAATATCCGAACTCTGGCAGATGCAACCGATGGACGCGTTCAAACAGTAGCCCACAACCCTGATTTTGAAGGATTTTATTTAAATGAATCGCCAAGCAAAGATAAGCCTTACAATCTTTTCACCCACCTAACTTCACCTGACTTCTTGACCAATGAAAAATACAATAAACTAAGGGAATCGCTTAGCTCAATAATTAATGGAACTCACAAAGGTTTGTATACTACTCACGCCGAGCTAGACGCAATGGCTTTACCAGCCTCTGCACGAGAATAA
- a CDS encoding VOC family protein: MKVKRIMANTATSDLGKAAAFYGDILGLDLLMDHGWFRTYGSDEKMTVQVSFGSEGGSGTPVPDLSIEVDDIEAALARCEQASVPIEYGPASEPWGVRRFYVRDPFGKLVNILQHE, from the coding sequence ATGAAAGTCAAACGCATCATGGCCAACACGGCGACATCGGATCTCGGCAAGGCGGCGGCCTTCTATGGAGACATCCTGGGTCTCGACCTGCTCATGGATCACGGCTGGTTCCGAACCTATGGCTCGGACGAGAAAATGACGGTTCAGGTGAGCTTCGGCAGCGAAGGCGGCTCGGGTACTCCCGTGCCCGACCTCTCCATCGAGGTCGACGATATCGAAGCGGCGCTGGCCCGCTGCGAGCAGGCGAGCGTGCCCATCGAGTATGGCCCTGCCAGCGAGCCCTGGGGCGTGCGGCGGTTCTATGTCCGCGACCCGTTCGGCAAGCTCGTCAACATCCTGCAGCACGAGTGA
- a CDS encoding RidA family protein — MAKRDAVFPAGRQALYEINRYSAAIRSGDFLFVSGQVGSREDGSPEPDFESQVQLAFDNLSAVLEAAGCTFDDIVDVTTFHTDPAAQWEAIDRVRTKEIGQPPYPNWTAVGVNWLAGFDFEIKVIARIPAPAA; from the coding sequence ATGGCTAAACGCGATGCAGTCTTTCCTGCCGGACGGCAGGCACTCTACGAGATCAACCGCTATTCGGCGGCCATCCGCTCGGGCGACTTCCTGTTCGTCTCGGGCCAGGTCGGCAGCCGTGAGGACGGCTCCCCCGAGCCGGATTTCGAAAGCCAGGTGCAGCTTGCCTTCGACAACCTCTCGGCCGTTCTCGAGGCCGCCGGTTGCACCTTCGACGACATCGTCGACGTGACCACCTTCCACACCGATCCCGCCGCCCAGTGGGAAGCGATCGACAGGGTTCGCACCAAGGAAATCGGCCAACCGCCCTACCCCAACTGGACCGCCGTCGGCGTCAACTGGCTAGCGGGCTTCGACTTTGAAATCAAGGTGATCGCACGGATTCCCGCGCCGGCGGCGTAA
- a CDS encoding PLP-dependent aminotransferase family protein: MTKSGQIAEALLKAMEEGRLAPGAKVASIREAARQFGVAKNTIIDAYDQLVAIGRLQARHGAGFFVSQTRPQATVEERENLSEAIDSVSLLREQLVGSFAVRAGDGRAPAAWMGGLDLSRALKRRGTGQEEAHFEYGMPQGFEPLRDAIARVLAGRSILAAPEQVLLTFGANHAFDLIIRHFVDAGDSVLVETPGYYPLFGKLRLARAKLVGVSRTSEGVDLEEFERKVRQYRPRLFFLQPNAHNPTGTSMSLSNMHQLLKIAEQHGVVLVEDDVFADLLPQGSAHLAALDGLENVIYVGTFSKTLSTGLRSGYIAGSRALIRSLTDIKMLTVVNSSTFIESVIHELIVKGRYRRHLVQLRERVAKASASARRALRDVGIEDISGPGGGYYLWARLPAGINTLELAKRATEEGIFIAPGAIFSLRPDGIDGTAMRINVAYANDFRFLEFLKRALG; this comes from the coding sequence ATGACCAAATCCGGCCAGATTGCCGAGGCGCTGCTCAAGGCCATGGAGGAGGGCCGGTTGGCACCGGGGGCCAAGGTTGCCTCCATTCGCGAAGCGGCTCGTCAGTTCGGCGTGGCCAAGAACACCATCATCGATGCCTACGATCAGCTCGTCGCCATTGGACGCCTGCAGGCCCGTCATGGCGCCGGCTTCTTCGTTTCGCAAACGCGTCCACAAGCCACGGTGGAAGAGCGCGAGAACCTGAGTGAGGCGATCGACAGTGTCTCTCTCCTGCGAGAGCAGTTGGTCGGTAGCTTCGCGGTCCGTGCTGGTGATGGCCGTGCGCCGGCCGCCTGGATGGGTGGGCTCGATCTCTCCCGTGCGCTCAAGCGGCGCGGTACGGGCCAGGAAGAAGCGCATTTCGAATATGGCATGCCGCAGGGCTTCGAGCCGCTGCGCGACGCCATCGCCCGGGTGCTGGCTGGGCGTTCCATCCTTGCCGCCCCGGAACAGGTGCTGCTCACCTTCGGGGCCAACCATGCCTTCGATCTGATCATCCGGCACTTCGTCGATGCCGGCGATAGCGTGCTGGTGGAAACGCCAGGCTACTATCCGCTGTTCGGCAAGCTGCGCCTGGCACGGGCCAAGCTGGTGGGCGTTTCGCGTACGTCGGAAGGGGTGGACCTCGAGGAGTTCGAGCGCAAGGTGCGCCAGTACCGGCCGCGGCTGTTCTTCCTGCAACCCAACGCTCACAACCCCACCGGCACCAGCATGTCGCTGAGCAACATGCATCAGCTATTGAAGATCGCCGAGCAGCACGGCGTGGTGTTGGTGGAGGACGACGTGTTCGCCGACCTGCTGCCGCAGGGGAGTGCCCACCTGGCCGCACTGGATGGACTGGAGAACGTCATCTACGTGGGCACCTTCTCCAAGACGCTCTCCACCGGGCTGCGCTCAGGCTACATCGCCGGCAGCCGTGCGCTGATCCGCTCCCTCACCGACATCAAGATGCTCACCGTGGTCAACTCCTCCACCTTCATCGAATCGGTGATCCACGAGCTGATCGTCAAGGGGCGCTACCGCCGTCATCTGGTGCAGCTTCGCGAGCGGGTCGCCAAGGCCAGCGCCAGCGCCCGGCGCGCCCTGCGCGATGTAGGCATCGAGGATATCAGCGGCCCCGGCGGCGGCTACTATCTATGGGCCCGGCTGCCTGCCGGTATCAACACCCTGGAGCTGGCCAAACGCGCCACGGAGGAGGGCATCTTCATCGCACCCGGTGCCATCTTTTCGCTGCGCCCGGATGGCATCGACGGCACCGCCATGCGCATCAACGTCGCCTACGCCAACGACTTCCGGTTCCTGGAGTTCCTGAAGAGAGCGTTGGGTTAG
- a CDS encoding response regulator transcription factor: MQVLVIEDNSDIIANLYGYLEPLGYVLDVARNGNAGIACATAAFHDVIILDLSLPGMDGVEVCRRLRQEHRLATPILMLTARDSVHDKLTGFEVGADDYLVKPYSLPELDARLKALVRRARNEHVQSVLVFGELRLDTGTGLATRAGQPLELTPTGYKILTALMRAAPKLISREEIAREIWGDNPPDSDALRTHIHTLRQALDKPFPYPMLLTSPGIGYRLKTPSEA, from the coding sequence ATGCAGGTTCTGGTTATCGAGGACAATTCGGACATCATCGCGAACCTGTACGGATACCTGGAACCGCTCGGCTATGTTCTGGACGTGGCGCGTAACGGCAATGCCGGCATCGCGTGCGCGACGGCCGCCTTCCATGATGTGATCATCCTCGATCTATCGCTGCCGGGAATGGATGGTGTCGAGGTGTGCCGAAGGCTCCGCCAGGAGCATCGGCTGGCAACGCCGATCCTCATGCTGACGGCGCGCGACTCGGTGCATGACAAGCTGACCGGGTTCGAGGTCGGCGCCGACGATTATCTGGTCAAACCCTATTCCCTCCCCGAGCTGGATGCGCGCTTGAAGGCGCTGGTACGCAGAGCGCGTAACGAGCACGTGCAGTCGGTCCTGGTCTTCGGCGAGCTTCGGCTGGATACGGGTACCGGCCTTGCCACCCGGGCCGGTCAGCCGCTCGAGCTGACGCCGACGGGCTACAAGATTCTCACGGCGCTAATGCGCGCCGCTCCGAAGCTGATAAGCCGCGAAGAGATCGCGCGCGAGATATGGGGCGACAATCCGCCGGATAGTGACGCCCTGCGTACGCATATCCATACGTTGCGCCAAGCGCTCGACAAGCCTTTTCCCTATCCCATGCTGCTGACTTCACCAGGCATCGGTTATCGATTGAAAACGCCCAGTGAAGCCTAG
- a CDS encoding dienelactone hydrolase family protein, giving the protein MSRAIEIPAADGTIDAHVFTPESADRPLPAVVLFTDIGGLRSCYHEKAQQLADNGYAVLMPNIYYRDARGPVVPEGKSFRDPDVRPTLFGYAGHLTPEALSRDFTALLKCIDSEAEFADVKIGVVGYCMTGAFALRMAAEHPGRVAAAAGFHSANLAKADDPNSLVHVVGTIEGRVYLGHADKDELLPPDQIARLDEALAKAGVHFTSELYKGAAHGFTAKDAPSYDATADALHHKRLAMLLEETL; this is encoded by the coding sequence ATGTCTCGCGCTATTGAAATCCCTGCCGCCGACGGAACCATCGACGCTCATGTCTTCACGCCCGAGAGTGCCGACCGTCCTCTTCCGGCCGTGGTGCTGTTCACCGATATCGGCGGCCTGCGCTCCTGCTATCACGAGAAGGCCCAGCAACTCGCGGACAACGGCTATGCCGTGTTGATGCCCAACATCTACTATCGCGATGCGCGCGGTCCCGTCGTGCCGGAGGGCAAATCCTTCCGCGACCCGGACGTGCGACCAACACTGTTCGGGTATGCCGGCCACCTTACGCCCGAGGCACTATCCCGCGACTTCACCGCGCTGCTGAAATGCATCGACAGCGAGGCCGAGTTCGCCGACGTCAAAATAGGCGTAGTGGGCTACTGCATGACCGGCGCCTTCGCGCTGCGCATGGCGGCCGAGCACCCCGGCCGCGTCGCCGCTGCGGCCGGCTTCCATTCGGCCAACTTGGCCAAGGCCGACGACCCGAACAGCCTGGTGCATGTAGTCGGCACCATCGAGGGGCGCGTCTATCTCGGCCACGCCGACAAGGACGAGCTGCTGCCCCCCGACCAGATCGCCCGCCTGGACGAAGCCCTGGCCAAGGCCGGCGTGCACTTCACCTCCGAACTCTACAAGGGCGCCGCCCACGGCTTCACCGCCAAGGACGCCCCCAGCTACGACGCGACCGCTGATGCACTGCACCACAAGCGGTTGGCGATGTTGTTGGAAGAGACGCTGTAG
- a CDS encoding DUF2235 domain-containing protein, with translation MKRIVICADGTWQCPESDTATHVLRLARGIAPCCQAGIKQVVYYDWGVGTEGDSIRGGATGAGIDKNIMDCYRFVVHNYEPGDQLFLFGFSRGAYTVRSLAGLIRNCGILRRLYADRIPEAYVLYRQRSKNSAPSGDRAANFRRAYAVADRTEIEFIGVWDTVGALGIPAPFLGTLGTERYLFHDTEPSSIIRHARHAVSIDENRQDFEPTLWSAKPGIDLKQVWFAGVHTDIGGGYPQRELGDYAGQWMATEAQQVGLIFEPHFLTSMNPRHSGRQHDEYKGFYKIMRRSQHRTPEPCVHQSVRLRWEDPHVTYQSPALSQLLDSVGGDWGRVELVG, from the coding sequence ATGAAGCGCATCGTCATCTGCGCGGACGGCACCTGGCAGTGCCCGGAGAGCGATACCGCCACGCACGTACTGCGCCTGGCTCGCGGCATCGCCCCCTGCTGCCAGGCCGGTATCAAGCAGGTGGTTTACTACGACTGGGGCGTGGGCACCGAGGGTGACAGCATTCGCGGCGGTGCCACCGGCGCCGGTATCGACAAGAACATCATGGATTGCTATCGCTTCGTGGTGCACAACTACGAGCCCGGCGACCAGCTCTTCCTGTTCGGCTTCAGCCGTGGCGCCTATACCGTACGCTCCCTGGCCGGGCTCATTCGCAACTGCGGCATCCTGCGCCGGCTCTATGCCGACCGCATTCCGGAAGCCTACGTACTCTACCGTCAGCGCTCCAAGAACTCGGCTCCCAGTGGCGACAGAGCCGCCAACTTCCGCCGCGCCTACGCCGTGGCGGATAGAACCGAGATCGAATTCATCGGCGTGTGGGATACCGTCGGCGCACTCGGCATTCCCGCCCCGTTCCTCGGCACCCTGGGCACCGAGCGCTACCTGTTCCACGACACCGAACCCAGCAGCATCATCCGCCACGCCCGCCATGCCGTTTCCATCGACGAGAACCGTCAGGACTTCGAGCCCACGCTGTGGTCGGCCAAGCCCGGCATCGATCTCAAGCAGGTGTGGTTCGCCGGTGTGCATACCGATATCGGCGGCGGCTACCCACAGCGCGAACTCGGCGACTACGCCGGACAATGGATGGCCACCGAGGCCCAGCAGGTCGGCCTCATCTTCGAACCGCACTTCCTCACCTCGATGAACCCGCGCCATAGCGGCAGGCAACACGACGAATACAAGGGCTTCTACAAGATCATGCGCCGCTCGCAGCACCGCACGCCGGAACCCTGCGTGCACCAGAGCGTACGCCTGCGCTGGGAAGACCCGCACGTGACCTACCAGAGCCCGGCACTAAGCCAATTGCTCGACTCGGTGGGTGGGGATTGGGGCCGGGTGGAGTTGGTGGGGTGA
- a CDS encoding LysR family transcriptional regulator has translation MHDLNDLYYFHAVVTYQGFSAASRHIGVPKGTLSKRIARLEERLKVRLLERSTRKIRTTDVGQSFYEHCQTMLAGAEAAETVVAQAHAEPNGIVRLSCPQGLIQSLIEEVLPAFMKTYPKVRVHMQVFDRRADLIEDRLDVAIRVRSRPDMTDASLIMRPLGQNHLVMAVSPAVHAACKRGLTIDELTEVPTLSMGGETDEVRWELTGPNDETRVITLRPRLMCSNFDMLLAAARQGLGVAQLPVHICRRSIAKGELVHVLPEWRSPYGTIQAVFSHHKGLVPSVRALIDFLAQAIPCKLSVET, from the coding sequence ATGCACGATCTCAACGATCTCTACTACTTCCATGCCGTAGTGACCTACCAAGGCTTCTCGGCAGCCTCGCGTCACATCGGCGTGCCCAAGGGAACGCTCAGCAAGCGCATTGCGCGCCTGGAGGAGCGTCTCAAGGTGCGCCTGCTGGAGCGCTCGACCCGCAAGATCCGCACCACCGATGTGGGGCAATCCTTCTATGAGCATTGCCAGACCATGCTGGCCGGTGCCGAAGCGGCGGAAACGGTAGTGGCCCAGGCCCACGCGGAGCCCAACGGCATCGTGCGGCTGAGCTGCCCGCAGGGCCTGATCCAGAGCCTCATCGAGGAGGTCCTGCCGGCCTTCATGAAGACCTACCCCAAGGTTCGCGTGCACATGCAGGTGTTCGACCGGCGCGCCGACCTGATCGAGGATCGGCTCGACGTGGCCATACGCGTGCGCAGCAGGCCGGACATGACCGATGCCTCGCTGATCATGCGGCCGCTGGGACAGAACCACCTGGTGATGGCGGTCAGCCCGGCCGTGCATGCCGCCTGCAAGCGGGGGCTTACCATCGACGAACTCACGGAGGTGCCGACGCTCTCGATGGGAGGAGAAACGGACGAGGTTCGCTGGGAGCTGACGGGACCGAACGACGAGACCCGCGTGATCACCCTGCGCCCCCGGCTGATGTGCAGCAACTTCGACATGCTGCTCGCGGCGGCACGCCAGGGGCTCGGCGTGGCCCAGCTACCCGTGCATATCTGCCGCAGGAGCATAGCCAAGGGCGAACTGGTTCACGTGCTGCCGGAGTGGCGCTCACCCTACGGCACCATCCAAGCGGTATTCAGCCATCACAAGGGGCTCGTACCTTCCGTGAGGGCGCTGATCGACTTTCTTGCCCAGGCCATCCCCTGCAAGCTTTCGGTCGAAACCTGA